In the genome of Deinococcus deserti VCD115, one region contains:
- a CDS encoding ABC transporter ATP-binding protein yields the protein MVQVPQEPSPALRVQGLSKAFGTVQAAQDVSLTVQAGETLALLGPSGCGKSTVLRGVAGLERLDGGQVEVGGRNVTALPPEARHVGLVFQDYSLFPHLSVLDNVAYGPRMRGARRPDAQARAREVLALVDLSALEARRPAQLSGGQQQRVALARALATASPLLLLDEPLSNLDEKLRAQLRTDLHALFARVEAGVLLVTHDQREALALAHRVAVMRAGRIVQQNTAAEVFARPATAWVASFLGHQNVLPHAEGQALLIPELAVHLGTGPQYTITSNQVTESGETITVAHSLGLLTLHLSPRERNLVHGKSLQLELDSAVMRLIPDDRSPSPS from the coding sequence ATGGTACAGGTGCCCCAGGAGCCCAGCCCAGCCCTGCGTGTCCAGGGTCTGAGCAAGGCGTTCGGGACCGTCCAGGCCGCACAGGACGTATCACTCACCGTGCAGGCAGGGGAAACGCTGGCGCTGCTGGGCCCGTCGGGCTGCGGAAAAAGTACCGTGCTGCGCGGCGTGGCAGGCCTGGAACGCCTGGACGGTGGCCAGGTTGAGGTGGGGGGCCGGAATGTCACGGCGCTCCCTCCGGAAGCTCGCCATGTGGGCCTGGTGTTTCAGGACTACTCCCTGTTTCCCCACCTGAGCGTCCTCGATAACGTGGCTTACGGGCCCCGCATGCGCGGTGCGCGGCGCCCGGACGCCCAGGCCCGGGCCCGTGAGGTGCTGGCGTTGGTAGACCTCTCAGCGCTGGAGGCCCGCCGTCCGGCTCAACTGTCCGGGGGTCAGCAGCAGCGTGTGGCGCTGGCGCGCGCTCTGGCTACTGCTTCCCCCCTGCTGCTGCTGGATGAGCCGCTGTCGAATCTGGACGAAAAGCTGCGGGCACAGTTGCGAACCGACCTGCATGCTCTGTTCGCGCGGGTGGAGGCCGGGGTCCTGCTGGTGACCCACGACCAGCGTGAGGCTCTGGCCCTGGCCCACCGGGTGGCGGTCATGCGCGCAGGACGGATCGTGCAGCAGAACACGGCCGCCGAAGTGTTTGCCAGACCCGCAACCGCCTGGGTGGCTTCTTTTCTTGGACACCAGAACGTCCTCCCCCATGCAGAGGGTCAGGCTCTGCTCATTCCGGAACTGGCCGTGCATCTGGGAACGGGTCCTCAGTACACCATCACGTCCAATCAGGTGACCGAGTCTGGAGAAACCATTACTGTAGCCCATTCACTGGGCTTACTCACCCTTCACTTGAGTCCCCGCGAGCGTAATCTCGTGCACGGCAAGTCCCTGCAGCTCGAACTTGATAGCGCTGTGATGCGTCTGATCCCGGATGACCGCAGCCCTTCGCCCTCCTGA
- a CDS encoding CsgG/HfaB family protein codes for MSALCAGQVLAQTAPAAPPAPVSAPPVSEPQVHIAVGVFKCNVRLCTSELGTGLADALMNALSETGKFAVYERENVPQLVQNNMIAGTDPTAALSPVDVLVFGNINVYEPESSSGQGCFMGVCLGGKESRIGADLRIVDSKTGRVLATTKVEGKSSTTGGSIYFNGLSLGGKQSSGLDKAVGAMLTQAVQVLQSKVPASYYR; via the coding sequence ATGTCTGCGCTCTGCGCTGGCCAGGTACTGGCCCAGACCGCGCCAGCAGCGCCACCTGCACCGGTAAGCGCCCCCCCTGTTTCGGAGCCGCAGGTGCACATTGCCGTGGGCGTGTTCAAATGCAACGTCAGGCTGTGCACGTCTGAACTGGGGACCGGCCTGGCTGACGCCCTGATGAACGCGCTGAGCGAAACCGGCAAGTTTGCGGTCTATGAGCGTGAAAATGTACCTCAGCTGGTGCAGAACAATATGATTGCCGGCACCGATCCTACGGCTGCGCTGAGCCCGGTGGACGTTCTGGTATTTGGGAATATCAATGTCTATGAGCCGGAATCGTCCAGTGGGCAGGGCTGTTTTATGGGAGTCTGCCTGGGCGGCAAGGAAAGCCGTATTGGCGCAGACCTGCGCATTGTGGACTCAAAAACCGGGCGTGTCCTGGCCACCACGAAGGTTGAAGGCAAAAGCAGCACCACGGGTGGCAGTATCTACTTCAATGGACTCAGCCTGGGCGGCAAGCAGAGCTCCGGCCTTGACAAGGCTGTCGGCGCAATGCTGACCCAGGCCGTGCAGGTGCTCCAGAGCAAAGTTCCTGCCAGCTACTACCGCTAA
- a CDS encoding thiamine diphosphokinase, translating into MRAWILVGGRLNMTPTLSLLPSPDLVVAADGGARHAAVLGTHVDLWVGDFDSSEGLLLDAPREVHPAAKDETDAELAVRVARARGARTLVFVGAFGGRFDHAAALMLGSLRLAQEGLSISLTSGDEWAWPLLPSSPLSLELRPGTTLSVLACTDLRGLTLQGVRWPLSRADVPQGSGWTVSNETTQPMVSASLEGGAALVTAVLH; encoded by the coding sequence GTGAGAGCGTGGATCCTGGTGGGTGGGCGTCTGAACATGACGCCCACCCTCTCCTTATTGCCCTCACCGGACCTGGTGGTTGCGGCAGACGGTGGCGCACGTCATGCCGCCGTGTTGGGCACGCACGTGGATCTGTGGGTTGGAGACTTCGATTCCTCAGAAGGACTGCTGCTCGACGCCCCCCGCGAGGTTCATCCAGCAGCCAAGGACGAGACTGACGCGGAACTGGCAGTCCGGGTGGCACGCGCCCGGGGAGCCAGAACGCTGGTCTTCGTGGGCGCCTTTGGTGGACGCTTCGACCATGCAGCTGCGCTGATGCTGGGCAGCCTGCGCCTGGCTCAAGAGGGCCTGAGTATCAGTCTGACCAGCGGGGACGAGTGGGCCTGGCCGCTGCTGCCTTCCTCTCCCCTGTCCCTGGAGCTGCGGCCCGGTACCACTCTGAGCGTGCTGGCCTGCACAGACCTTCGTGGTCTGACGCTCCAGGGCGTCCGCTGGCCGCTTAGCCGGGCCGATGTGCCGCAGGGCAGCGGCTGGACTGTCAGCAACGAAACCACGCAGCCCATGGTCTCCGCTTCCCTTGAAGGGGGCGCAGCGCTGGTCACCGCCGTGCTGCATTAA
- the hemL gene encoding glutamate-1-semialdehyde 2,1-aminomutase: MTSSTTTRSEALFERARAVTPGGVNSPVRAFKSVGGVPRFIREAHGAYLTDMDDTRYVDYIGSWGPMILGHDHPTIREAIATALTGGTSFGAPGEREVELAELVTRLTGAGRVRFVNSGTEATMSALRLARGFTGRKFIVKFRGNYHGHADGLLVEAGSGLLTNAEGVLGSAAPSSAGVPEEYASLTLVSEYNDPAALDALMRLRGHEVAAVIFEPVVGNAGVLVPTPDFLEALHRVKASGALLVADEVMTGFRLSLNGATGLLGLEPDLTCWGKIIGGGLPVGAYGGRADVMDFVSPQGPVYQAGTLSGNPLAMAAGLATLQTLEADPGIYGRLEAYTAALASGLRAAADEAGVPVSINRVGSMLTAFHQDVPDGSIRTYADAARSDTTGFATWFQGMLARGVYWAPSQFESIFVSGAHTDRELNVTLEAARSAYGGTPV; this comes from the coding sequence ATGACTTCATCCACCACTACGCGCTCCGAGGCCCTGTTCGAACGGGCGCGCGCTGTCACGCCGGGCGGTGTCAACAGTCCGGTGCGGGCCTTCAAAAGTGTGGGCGGCGTGCCCCGTTTTATCCGCGAGGCCCATGGCGCCTACCTGACCGACATGGACGACACCCGGTACGTGGACTACATCGGTTCATGGGGACCGATGATCCTGGGGCACGACCACCCCACCATCCGTGAGGCCATTGCCACTGCCCTGACCGGGGGCACCAGCTTCGGTGCCCCCGGAGAACGCGAGGTTGAGCTGGCCGAGCTGGTCACCCGCCTGACTGGAGCGGGCCGTGTGCGTTTCGTCAACAGCGGCACCGAGGCCACCATGAGTGCCCTGCGACTGGCCCGCGGGTTTACCGGACGCAAATTTATCGTGAAGTTCCGCGGCAATTACCATGGTCACGCTGACGGCCTGCTGGTCGAGGCTGGCAGCGGCCTGCTGACCAACGCCGAAGGCGTGCTGGGCTCGGCCGCCCCCAGCAGCGCCGGCGTGCCGGAAGAGTACGCCTCGCTGACGCTGGTCAGTGAATACAACGATCCCGCTGCCCTGGACGCCCTGATGCGGCTGCGTGGTCACGAGGTCGCGGCGGTGATTTTCGAGCCGGTGGTGGGCAACGCTGGGGTGCTGGTGCCCACGCCCGACTTCCTGGAGGCGCTGCACCGGGTCAAGGCCTCGGGCGCGCTGCTGGTGGCCGACGAGGTTATGACCGGGTTCCGCCTGTCGTTGAACGGTGCCACGGGCCTGCTGGGCCTGGAACCGGACCTGACCTGCTGGGGCAAGATCATCGGAGGGGGGCTGCCGGTGGGAGCCTATGGCGGCCGCGCCGACGTAATGGATTTCGTCTCTCCGCAGGGACCGGTTTACCAGGCGGGGACTCTCAGCGGCAATCCGCTGGCCATGGCCGCCGGGCTCGCAACCCTGCAGACGCTGGAGGCGGACCCCGGCATCTACGGCCGGCTGGAGGCATACACCGCCGCGCTGGCTTCGGGGTTGCGTGCCGCAGCAGATGAAGCGGGCGTGCCTGTCAGCATCAACCGGGTCGGGTCCATGCTGACGGCCTTTCATCAGGACGTGCCCGACGGCAGCATCCGCACCTACGCCGACGCGGCGCGCAGCGACACGACGGGCTTTGCCACGTGGTTTCAGGGCATGCTTGCGCGTGGAGTGTACTGGGCTCCGTCACAGTTTGAAAGCATTTTCGTAAGCGGCGCACACACAGACAGGGAACTGAACGTCACGCTGGAAGCGGCACGCTCCGCCTATGGGGGAACACCTGTATGA
- a CDS encoding CoA-binding protein → MTLLHGTEDVIRVLTENKVIAVVGFHRDSTKAAHYVPEYMYRQGYTIIPVNPVLAQRGESYFGHRAVSSLAEITVPVDVVEIFRRSDKVGLHLGDILAMNPLPRVVWMQLGIRNDEVAQELTARGIDVVQNRCMLADHRALL, encoded by the coding sequence ATGACGCTACTGCACGGCACCGAAGACGTGATCCGCGTCCTGACGGAGAACAAGGTGATTGCCGTGGTCGGCTTTCACCGCGACAGCACCAAGGCCGCTCACTACGTTCCGGAATATATGTACCGCCAGGGCTACACGATCATTCCGGTCAACCCGGTTCTGGCCCAGCGTGGCGAAAGCTACTTTGGGCATAGGGCCGTTTCGTCTCTGGCTGAAATCACAGTGCCGGTAGATGTCGTGGAAATTTTCCGCCGCAGCGACAAGGTCGGGTTGCATCTGGGAGACATTCTGGCCATGAACCCGCTGCCCAGGGTGGTCTGGATGCAACTGGGCATCCGCAACGATGAGGTTGCCCAGGAGCTGACGGCGCGGGGCATTGACGTGGTTCAGAACCGCTGCATGCTGGCCGATCACCGCGCTCTGCTTTAA
- a CDS encoding homoserine dehydrogenase, whose amino-acid sequence MRTVTIGILGSGTVGQDVLKLIQRREHIFTDLGVRIEVAGVLVRDVNKPRDVPPGTRVTDRADFLQECGVVIECMGGIERPLELLRPYLRSGRAVITANKALLAERWDDLREHALDGRLYYEASVMAGTPVIGPMSTVLRASTFTRLQAVLNGTCNYVLGQMEAGQSYADALAQAQALGYAEDPPTLDVGGFDTAHKLTVLARFSADGNFPYSAVQINGIEDVTLADIEDARAQGERIKLVAQLEKDNGSWRATVAPQRLPLTHALCTAGASRNAMIYEGEECGSLIFAGGGAGGMVTASAMVGDLLDYLLGFPGHVPLH is encoded by the coding sequence ATGAGAACCGTCACCATCGGCATCCTGGGCAGTGGCACCGTGGGCCAGGATGTTTTGAAGCTGATTCAGCGCCGGGAACACATTTTCACCGACCTGGGCGTTCGCATCGAGGTTGCCGGCGTGCTGGTGCGCGACGTGAACAAGCCGCGCGACGTGCCGCCCGGTACCCGCGTGACCGACCGCGCCGACTTCCTGCAGGAATGCGGCGTGGTTATCGAGTGCATGGGAGGCATCGAGCGTCCGCTGGAGCTGCTGCGGCCCTACCTCCGTTCAGGCCGGGCCGTCATTACCGCCAACAAGGCCCTGCTGGCCGAACGCTGGGATGACCTGCGCGAGCACGCCCTGGATGGCCGGCTGTACTACGAGGCGTCGGTTATGGCGGGCACGCCGGTCATCGGACCCATGAGCACGGTGCTGCGGGCCAGCACCTTTACCCGCCTTCAGGCAGTGCTCAACGGTACCTGCAACTACGTGCTGGGCCAGATGGAAGCAGGGCAGTCGTATGCCGACGCCCTGGCGCAGGCGCAGGCTCTCGGCTACGCCGAGGACCCGCCAACTCTGGACGTGGGCGGGTTTGACACCGCGCACAAGCTGACCGTCCTGGCCCGCTTCAGCGCAGACGGCAACTTTCCCTACAGCGCCGTGCAGATAAATGGCATCGAGGACGTGACCCTGGCCGATATCGAGGACGCCCGTGCTCAGGGCGAGCGTATCAAGCTGGTCGCGCAGCTGGAAAAGGACAACGGAAGCTGGCGGGCGACGGTCGCGCCTCAGCGCCTGCCGCTGACTCACGCCCTGTGCACCGCCGGTGCCAGCCGCAACGCCATGATTTACGAAGGCGAAGAATGCGGCTCACTTATTTTTGCCGGAGGGGGGGCCGGGGGCATGGTGACGGCTTCGGCGATGGTCGGCGACCTGCTCGACTACCTGCTGGGCTTTCCGGGGCACGTGCCGCTGCACTGA
- the prfA gene encoding peptide chain release factor 1, whose protein sequence is MSGRLSELAAEFGMVERALGDPAALADPQAYTRLTRRHRELLPLVTLLREREALESDLRGAQELLSDPDMRELAQNEITEATARLEQLGAELEVLLLPTDPDDLKNVILELRAGAGGAEAGLFVMDLLRMYTRYAEDRGLRLNVLEASESDLGGASKVVAEISGEFAFRAFKWERGVHRVQRVPATESQGRIHTSTVTVAVLPEAEQGEVQLDLSEVRIDVFRSQGAGGQGVNTTDSAVRAVYRAGTPDEIMVVCQDGRSQIKNREKALVVLASRLAERERAARDAQEARDRAAQVGSGERSEKIRTYNYPQNRVTDHRLEGDSKNHPLDSVMAGGLGPVVSALARDERERQLLAASAEEARDGAA, encoded by the coding sequence GTGAGTGGCCGGCTTTCAGAACTGGCGGCCGAGTTCGGCATGGTTGAGCGTGCCCTGGGGGACCCGGCCGCACTGGCCGACCCGCAGGCCTATACCCGGCTGACCCGGCGCCACCGTGAGCTGCTGCCGCTGGTGACCCTGCTGCGCGAGCGCGAGGCCCTGGAATCGGACCTGCGTGGAGCTCAGGAACTGCTGAGCGACCCCGATATGCGCGAGCTGGCCCAGAACGAGATCACAGAGGCGACAGCTCGTCTCGAACAACTCGGTGCCGAACTGGAAGTGCTGCTGCTGCCCACCGACCCGGATGACCTCAAGAACGTAATTCTGGAACTGCGGGCGGGCGCCGGCGGCGCGGAAGCCGGCCTGTTTGTGATGGACCTGCTGCGCATGTACACCCGGTACGCCGAGGACAGAGGGCTGCGCCTGAACGTCCTGGAAGCCAGTGAATCGGACCTGGGCGGCGCCAGCAAGGTGGTGGCCGAGATCAGCGGGGAATTTGCCTTCCGGGCCTTTAAATGGGAACGGGGCGTCCACCGCGTGCAGCGGGTCCCGGCCACCGAGTCGCAGGGCCGGATACACACCAGTACCGTCACCGTCGCGGTGCTTCCGGAAGCTGAACAAGGCGAGGTTCAGCTAGACCTGTCCGAAGTGCGTATTGATGTCTTCCGCTCGCAGGGGGCCGGTGGACAGGGCGTCAACACCACCGACAGCGCCGTGCGGGCCGTCTACCGCGCAGGTACGCCCGACGAGATCATGGTGGTATGTCAGGATGGCCGCTCCCAGATCAAAAACCGCGAGAAGGCCCTGGTCGTGCTGGCCTCCCGACTGGCCGAGCGTGAGCGGGCAGCCCGTGACGCCCAGGAAGCCCGCGACCGCGCCGCGCAGGTGGGCAGCGGCGAGCGCAGCGAGAAAATCCGCACCTACAATTACCCGCAAAACCGCGTGACCGATCACCGCCTGGAAGGCGACAGCAAAAACCATCCGCTCGACAGTGTGATGGCCGGCGGCCTGGGGCCGGTGGTCTCGGCCCTGGCGCGCGACGAGCGCGAACGGCAGCTGCTGGCCGCCTCCGCCGAGGAGGCGCGTGATGGCGCGGCGTGA
- a CDS encoding NUDIX hydrolase — MARRDLLVAAGVLRDRLGRVLLVGNDWQGHGRVRHTLPGGVVEPGETLPEALYREIFEETGLKLTGIKHMAYTVHIEDERRGERAIAVAFEATWEGLLNPSDPDGFIVEAKFCSIDEALDKLDSPPMREPLSDYLQTGEPGRFYAFKGWDGRGGLRIPALKPRS; from the coding sequence ATGGCGCGGCGTGACCTGCTGGTGGCGGCGGGTGTGCTGCGTGACCGCCTCGGAAGGGTCCTGCTGGTCGGCAACGACTGGCAGGGCCACGGCCGGGTCCGCCATACGCTGCCCGGCGGGGTGGTCGAGCCAGGCGAAACCCTGCCCGAGGCGCTGTACCGCGAGATCTTCGAGGAGACCGGGCTGAAGCTCACTGGCATCAAGCACATGGCTTATACGGTGCATATCGAAGATGAGCGGCGCGGTGAGCGGGCCATCGCTGTGGCATTCGAGGCCACCTGGGAAGGTCTTCTTAACCCCAGCGACCCAGACGGATTCATCGTGGAGGCGAAGTTCTGCTCCATCGACGAAGCGCTGGACAAGCTCGACTCCCCGCCTATGCGAGAGCCGCTCAGCGACTATCTGCAAACCGGTGAGCCGGGACGCTTCTATGCTTTCAAGGGGTGGGACGGACGGGGCGGCCTGCGGATTCCGGCCCTGAAACCCAGGAGCTAG
- a CDS encoding nitroreductase family protein: MTATATQPLTAAQAIETRRSIRKFVQEPIDQNDLREVLRLASLAPSAWNAQTWRFAVVQDPAIKEQLREAAYGQAQVTNAPAVIVVYSDMEDTLQTVEETAHPGMGEQGRTGQRATFDGAFGGLDVAQRGQWGLSQANIAFGFLMVAARSLGYDTVPMLGFQPDKVKEILGLPEHVQFAGLLPIGKRAEEGFPHHRHSIDRITKFY; encoded by the coding sequence ATGACTGCTACCGCTACCCAGCCCCTGACCGCTGCCCAGGCCATCGAAACCCGCCGCAGCATTCGCAAGTTCGTGCAGGAACCCATCGACCAGAACGACCTGCGCGAAGTGCTGCGCCTGGCCAGCCTTGCCCCCAGCGCCTGGAACGCCCAGACCTGGCGCTTCGCCGTGGTCCAGGACCCTGCAATCAAGGAGCAGCTGCGTGAAGCTGCCTACGGTCAGGCCCAGGTGACCAACGCTCCCGCCGTCATCGTGGTCTACAGCGATATGGAAGACACCCTGCAGACCGTGGAAGAAACCGCTCACCCCGGTATGGGCGAGCAGGGCCGCACTGGCCAGCGCGCTACCTTCGACGGCGCTTTCGGTGGTCTGGACGTCGCTCAGCGTGGTCAGTGGGGCCTTTCCCAGGCCAACATCGCCTTCGGGTTCCTGATGGTCGCTGCCCGCAGCCTGGGCTACGACACCGTGCCGATGCTGGGCTTCCAGCCCGACAAGGTCAAGGAAATCCTGGGCCTCCCCGAGCACGTTCAGTTTGCTGGCCTGCTGCCTATCGGCAAGCGTGCCGAGGAAGGCTTCCCGCACCACCGCCACAGCATCGACCGCATCACCAAGTTCTACTGA
- a CDS encoding winged helix-turn-helix transcriptional regulator — translation MNTSHSGFCPVYRAIGVLQEKWVLHIVRALLDGEKGFNELARAVGGCNSATLTQRLEHLEHLELIRKRTEDTHGKLARSVYTLTPAGKELQTVIVAIDSWAREHLIDESQAAFASASPCT, via the coding sequence ATGAACACCTCGCACTCTGGCTTCTGCCCTGTATACCGGGCCATCGGCGTGCTGCAGGAGAAGTGGGTGCTGCACATCGTGCGTGCTCTGCTGGACGGTGAAAAAGGCTTTAACGAGCTGGCCCGTGCTGTGGGCGGTTGTAACAGCGCCACCCTGACGCAACGCCTCGAACATCTCGAGCACCTTGAACTGATCCGCAAACGCACTGAGGACACCCACGGCAAACTGGCCCGCAGTGTTTATACCCTCACGCCTGCCGGGAAAGAACTGCAAACTGTGATTGTCGCCATCGACAGTTGGGCACGAGAGCACCTGATTGACGAATCTCAAGCTGCTTTTGCCTCCGCCAGCCCGTGCACATAA
- a CDS encoding RidA family protein codes for MTEPPEIHFPAVPELAQIPGYSPVVEVRGGRTVYLSGQIALDAQGRTVGEGDFTAQARQVFANLQQALAAVGLTFDAVVKLTIFLTDFRYLPQMRAVRDEYVNTASPPASSAVQVSALVRPELLIEVEAIAAGP; via the coding sequence ATGACCGAGCCACCTGAAATCCATTTCCCAGCTGTTCCGGAACTGGCGCAGATACCGGGTTACTCACCCGTGGTCGAGGTCCGGGGCGGCCGCACGGTGTACCTTTCGGGCCAGATCGCGCTGGACGCCCAGGGCCGCACCGTTGGCGAAGGAGATTTCACCGCGCAGGCCCGGCAGGTCTTCGCGAACCTGCAGCAGGCTCTGGCAGCCGTAGGCCTGACTTTCGACGCCGTGGTCAAGCTGACCATCTTTCTGACCGACTTCCGGTATCTGCCTCAGATGCGGGCCGTGCGCGACGAATATGTGAATACGGCGTCGCCTCCGGCCAGCAGTGCGGTTCAGGTGTCGGCGCTGGTACGTCCTGAACTGCTGATTGAAGTCGAAGCGATTGCTGCCGGACCGTAA
- the purH gene encoding bifunctional phosphoribosylaminoimidazolecarboxamide formyltransferase/IMP cyclohydrolase, protein MTKRALISVSDKTGVVEFARSLTARGWEVLSTGGTFQALQEAGVSVTQVSDVTGFPEMLDGRVKTLHPAVHGGILARREPQHLSQLEAQGFGTIDLVCVNLYPFRETVARGAPDPEVIENIDIGGPAMIRSAAKNHSGVLVLVDPADYPVALQDEVSGSERRRLAAKAYRHTSEYDAAITAYLEGASEELPTRLPERLTVDLHRVAQVRYGENPHQPGAVYRWGQARGPVMDAQVVAGKPMSFNNYADADAAWSLCQELAAQEDGAVCVAVKHANPCGVAVADDVRAAWERARDADTLSVFGGVVAVSRPVDFQAAQAMRGTFLEVLIAPEVTPDAVEWFAEKKPDLRVLVAAQASGVSVLDVRPLTGGFAVQERDTRPWDDLCPEVVTARQPTDQEWADLRFAWATVKHARSNAVVLARGGVTVGLGAGAVSRIWAAERAVANAGDKAQGAVLASEAFFPFDDVVRLAAQSGVTAILQPGGAKRDPEVIAAANELGVSMVFTGSRHFRH, encoded by the coding sequence ATGACGAAACGGGCATTGATCTCGGTAAGTGACAAGACGGGCGTGGTGGAGTTCGCGCGTAGCCTCACGGCGCGCGGCTGGGAAGTCCTGAGCACCGGAGGCACCTTCCAGGCGTTACAGGAGGCGGGCGTCAGCGTCACTCAGGTCAGTGACGTCACCGGCTTTCCCGAAATGCTCGACGGCCGCGTCAAAACCCTGCATCCGGCGGTTCATGGGGGCATCCTGGCCCGGCGCGAACCGCAGCACCTCTCGCAGCTGGAGGCGCAGGGATTCGGCACCATCGATCTGGTCTGTGTCAATCTCTACCCTTTCCGTGAAACGGTGGCGCGCGGCGCTCCCGACCCCGAAGTGATCGAGAATATCGACATTGGCGGCCCGGCCATGATCCGTTCGGCAGCCAAAAACCACAGCGGGGTCCTGGTCCTGGTGGATCCAGCCGACTACCCGGTGGCCCTGCAGGACGAGGTGTCCGGCAGCGAACGTCGCCGGCTGGCGGCCAAGGCCTACCGCCACACCAGCGAGTACGACGCGGCGATCACGGCCTACCTGGAGGGTGCCTCCGAAGAGCTGCCGACCCGGTTGCCGGAACGGCTGACGGTGGACCTGCACCGCGTCGCCCAGGTTCGTTACGGCGAGAACCCCCACCAGCCCGGCGCCGTCTACCGCTGGGGGCAGGCACGCGGGCCCGTTATGGATGCCCAGGTGGTCGCCGGCAAACCGATGAGCTTCAACAACTACGCCGACGCGGACGCCGCCTGGAGCCTGTGTCAGGAACTGGCGGCCCAGGAGGACGGCGCGGTGTGCGTGGCCGTCAAGCACGCCAACCCCTGTGGTGTGGCCGTGGCTGATGACGTGCGCGCCGCCTGGGAACGTGCACGTGACGCCGACACGCTCAGTGTGTTCGGCGGTGTGGTGGCCGTCAGCCGTCCGGTGGACTTCCAGGCAGCCCAGGCCATGCGCGGCACCTTTCTGGAAGTGCTGATCGCACCGGAAGTCACGCCCGACGCGGTGGAATGGTTTGCCGAGAAAAAGCCGGACCTGCGCGTCCTGGTAGCTGCACAGGCCTCGGGCGTCAGTGTGCTGGACGTGCGGCCCCTGACCGGCGGCTTCGCGGTGCAGGAACGAGACACCCGCCCGTGGGACGACCTGTGTCCGGAAGTGGTGACGGCGCGCCAGCCCACCGACCAGGAGTGGGCTGATCTGCGCTTTGCCTGGGCCACAGTCAAGCACGCCCGCAGCAACGCCGTGGTGCTGGCCAGAGGCGGCGTGACTGTCGGTCTGGGTGCGGGCGCCGTCAGCCGGATCTGGGCCGCAGAGCGCGCTGTGGCCAATGCGGGCGACAAGGCCCAGGGCGCCGTGCTGGCCAGTGAGGCCTTCTTTCCCTTCGACGATGTCGTCCGGCTGGCCGCGCAGTCCGGCGTCACCGCCATCCTGCAGCCGGGGGGCGCCAAGCGTGATCCGGAAGTCATAGCCGCCGCCAACGAACTGGGCGTGAGCATGGTGTTCACCGGCTCGCGCCACTTCCGGCACTGA
- a CDS encoding bifunctional 5,10-methylenetetrahydrofolate dehydrogenase/5,10-methenyltetrahydrofolate cyclohydrolase, with protein MPESSPSPNPASLSGKPLAERVTRDVRSALADWAAQEPAFQPRLVSVLASSDPASQVYVQSKARQARKLGVDLQVRDLGAHASQDELHDVLRELSADPQVHGIMLELPLAGGLDADAALLHVAHRKDVEGLTPANLALIAAGREAEAILPPTPRSVRFLLREVLGDDLRGQRIAVIGPGRTVGRPLAFMLNNRGVTVTLCNEHTRDLRGVLAPMDAVVVAVGHPELLRAEHVHPHQVIIDAGINVQGKQVVGDAEAELPVRAQTPVPGGVGPLTSALMYQNLVRAVKLQRGEDVD; from the coding sequence GTGCCTGAGTCTTCCCCTTCCCCGAATCCTGCCTCCCTGTCCGGCAAACCGCTGGCCGAGCGCGTGACTCGCGACGTTCGCTCAGCCCTGGCGGACTGGGCCGCCCAGGAACCGGCCTTCCAGCCCCGGCTGGTCAGTGTCCTGGCCTCAAGCGACCCGGCTTCTCAGGTCTACGTGCAGAGCAAGGCCCGGCAGGCCAGAAAACTGGGTGTGGACCTGCAGGTGCGTGACCTTGGAGCACATGCCAGCCAGGATGAGCTGCACGACGTCCTGCGCGAGTTGTCAGCAGATCCGCAGGTTCACGGCATCATGCTGGAACTGCCCCTGGCTGGCGGACTGGACGCCGACGCGGCGCTGCTGCACGTGGCTCACCGCAAGGACGTCGAAGGGCTGACCCCGGCCAACCTGGCCCTGATTGCGGCTGGCCGTGAGGCGGAGGCGATTCTGCCGCCCACCCCCCGCAGTGTGCGGTTTCTACTGCGCGAGGTCCTGGGCGACGATCTGCGCGGCCAGCGCATTGCGGTGATCGGCCCGGGGCGCACGGTGGGCCGCCCGCTGGCCTTCATGCTCAATAACCGTGGCGTCACCGTCACCCTGTGCAACGAACACACCCGTGACCTCAGGGGGGTCCTGGCTCCCATGGACGCCGTGGTCGTGGCGGTCGGGCATCCGGAGCTGCTGCGCGCAGAGCATGTCCACCCTCACCAGGTGATCATTGACGCCGGAATTAATGTGCAGGGCAAGCAGGTGGTCGGGGACGCAGAGGCAGAGTTACCGGTGCGGGCCCAGACCCCGGTGCCGGGGGGAGTCGGGCCATTGACCAGCGCCCTGATGTACCAGAATCTGGTGCGCGCCGTAAAGCTGCAGCGCGGCGAGGACGTAGATTAG